In Castanea sativa cultivar Marrone di Chiusa Pesio chromosome 6, ASM4071231v1, a single window of DNA contains:
- the LOC142639947 gene encoding uncharacterized protein LOC142639947: MVVHSKNEALMCKVFPSSLGPVVMRWFDGLKECPINSFQELTRAFGARFVTCNRVPHPLDSLLSMTMRKGETLKAYSDRSRVEVRPALRFSDEDKVGTLQPHDDALVVTLKIGGYDVKRVSVDQGSGAEIMYHDLYKGLKLRPEHLACYDCPLVGFDGKAIILKGQIRLLVQGGLEVVEVDFIVVDAYSPYTAIMARPWFHAMGVVSSTLHLKVKYPLGDQVEELIESQSMTRECLVPVIRHQSGGESSAYAE, encoded by the exons ATGGTTGTTCACTCGAAGAATGAAgccttgatgtgcaaggtgttcccaTCCAGCCTGGGGCCAGTGGTGATGAGATGGTTCGATGGTTTGAAGGAATGCCCCATCAACTCTTTtcaagagcttactagagcttTTGGAGCTCGTTTTGTTACTTGCAATAGGGTTCCTCATCCCTTGGATTCCCTTCTATCTATGACCATGCGAAAGGGTGAGACCCTGAAGGCGTATTCGGACAG GAGTAGAGTGGAAGTCCGACCAGCATTGAGGTTTTCTGATGAGGATAAGGTGGGAACCTTACAACCACATGACGATGCCTTGGTGGTTACCCTTAAGATTGGagggtatgatgtgaagagggtttCGGTAGATCAAGGCAGTGGTGCAGAGATTATGTACCATGATCTGTACAAGGGGCTCAAGTTGAGGCCTGAGCACTTGGCTTGCTATGATTGCCCTCTAGTGGGGTTTGATGGAAAGGCAATCATCCTGAAGGGCCAAATCAGATTACTTGTTCAAGGAGGGTTGGAAGTCGTGGAAGTGGACTTCATTGTGGTAGATGCATATTCCCCCTACACGGCTATtatggcaagaccttggttTCATGCCATGGGGGTTGTTTCTTCCACCTTGCACTTGAAGGTGAAGTATCCATTAGGAGATCAAGTTGAGGAATTGATCGAGAGTCAATCTATGACTAGGGAATGTTTGGTGCCGGTAATTAGACATCAGTCTGGGGGTGAATCCTCTGCCTATGCAGAATAG